In Phacochoerus africanus isolate WHEZ1 chromosome 14, ROS_Pafr_v1, whole genome shotgun sequence, one genomic interval encodes:
- the UBALD2 gene encoding UBA-like domain-containing protein 2 isoform X2 translates to MSVNMDELRHQVMINQFVLAAGCAADQAKQLLQAAHWQFETALSTFFQETNIPNSHHHHQMMGTPSNTPATPPNFPDALAMFSKLRASEGLQNGSSPMTAVACSPPANFSPFWASSPPSHQAAWIPPSSPTAHSFHHLHHPQPTWPPGAQQAGPPQKAMAAVDGQR, encoded by the exons ATGTCGGTGAACATGGATGAGCTGCGGCACCAGGTCATGATCAACCAGTTCGTGCTGGCCGCGGGCTGCGCGGCCGACCAGGCGAAGCAGCTGCTGCAGGCGGCCCACTGGCAGTTCGAG ACCGCCCTGAGCACGTTTTTCCAAGAAACCAACATTCCcaacagccaccaccaccaccagatg ATGGGCACCCCCAGCAACACACCGGCCACGCCGCCCAACTTCCCCGACGCCCTGGCTATGTTCTCCAAGCTCCGTGCCTCCGAGGGCCTGCAGAACGGCAGCAGCCCCATGACCGCCGTGGCCTGCTCCCCTCCTGCCAACTTCAGCCCCTTCTGGGCCTCGTCCCCGCCCAGCCACCAGGCCGCCTGGATCCCGCCCTCCTCCCCCACGGCCCACAGcttccaccacctccaccacccacAGCCCACGTGGCCGCCTGGAGCCCAGCAGGCGGGCCCCCCGCAGAAAGCCATGGCTGCGGTGGACGGCCAGAGATGA
- the UBALD2 gene encoding UBA-like domain-containing protein 2 isoform X1: MSVNMDELRHQVMINQFVLAAGCAADQAKQLLQAAHWQFETALSTFFQETNIPNSHHHHQMQMGTPSNTPATPPNFPDALAMFSKLRASEGLQNGSSPMTAVACSPPANFSPFWASSPPSHQAAWIPPSSPTAHSFHHLHHPQPTWPPGAQQAGPPQKAMAAVDGQR; this comes from the exons ATGTCGGTGAACATGGATGAGCTGCGGCACCAGGTCATGATCAACCAGTTCGTGCTGGCCGCGGGCTGCGCGGCCGACCAGGCGAAGCAGCTGCTGCAGGCGGCCCACTGGCAGTTCGAG ACCGCCCTGAGCACGTTTTTCCAAGAAACCAACATTCCcaacagccaccaccaccaccagatg CAGATGGGCACCCCCAGCAACACACCGGCCACGCCGCCCAACTTCCCCGACGCCCTGGCTATGTTCTCCAAGCTCCGTGCCTCCGAGGGCCTGCAGAACGGCAGCAGCCCCATGACCGCCGTGGCCTGCTCCCCTCCTGCCAACTTCAGCCCCTTCTGGGCCTCGTCCCCGCCCAGCCACCAGGCCGCCTGGATCCCGCCCTCCTCCCCCACGGCCCACAGcttccaccacctccaccacccacAGCCCACGTGGCCGCCTGGAGCCCAGCAGGCGGGCCCCCCGCAGAAAGCCATGGCTGCGGTGGACGGCCAGAGATGA